The Brassica oleracea var. oleracea cultivar TO1000 chromosome C7, BOL, whole genome shotgun sequence sequence GGTGCAGTTCACGACCCTGATGCCAGTGACGTCTTCCTCCTTCACGTATAAACCGAGGCTTCCAATACTGATTCCATGTCCCGGACCGCATGTAACTCTTTCGACAAGAAGGTCTCTCGTCCCGTCTCCAATAGAGATGCAGTCATCTCCTGTTTTGATGTTTGAGTTGATGATCTGGACTCCAACACTCCTTCCCACGTGGATTCCATCGGTGTTGGGACTCTCTTCAGGGGCAATGATCGTGATTTCTTCCAATGTCATGTTCCTTGCCCCGAGCACGTTAATGTGGAAGTTCTTTGAATCCATCGAGGTTATGCCTCTTATCTTAGCGTCAGTCACGAAATCAAACCGTATGCTCTGTTCAACAATGACACAAAACATAAACAAATTAACAAAACTGTTTTCTATTTAACGGATTTATTATGTAAACATAGAGATAGATAGACACGTACGATAGGGAGTTTCTTGCACTGAGTTAATGCCATTTTGTGGCAATTATTAGCCCTCCATGCAGCGTTACCTTCACCGTCAAAGACACCACCTCCGTTCAACTTAAACCCATTAATCCTGCGGAAAGCGACCCAGTAGTCATTCCCGTTAACGTTTCCGTCAGCTTTCACAGTGCCTTGAAGAGTAATCCTTATGGGAGCTTTGCATGGACCCATCATCTCTATTTGCCTAAGCTTGTATTCACCTTTAGGGATCAAAACGCTGCTCTTGGTTGGGAACTGGCATGCCTCATTGAATGTTTTCAACAATAACTGCATCGAATCCCAAAAGATTTTAACCTTGCTTAGTGAACAAGAACACTAATGTCAAGTCAAAGGTTGGTTGTGAACTTACGCTGGTGATATCAGAACCTGGAGGAGCAGTGATTGTGAAATCTTTAGCATTTGCTGATAAACCTAGCAAACAAACAACAAATAATACAGATATTCCAAAATGTACACCCATTATATGATTTTTTTTAGTTACTAGGGATTACAATTTTTATTTTTGTTTATATATTTTGTAATCCACTAGTTTTATTATTATTAGTGTTTGGAAAAAAATATTTTTCTTATTTATGATTTGTTTCTTGGTTTGGTTGCCATTATATAGTCACTAGGAGGAGAGAGATATTTGTACGTTGGCTTTCTTCTCCACCGTTCCTTTTAGCTTCTGTTACCTATATTTTTGGAAATATTTTAGGATGTGTTTGACGTGATACTATTGTTTTCCGAAATTAGAAAATTCATTTTTAGAAAACAAAGACTTTTTATCTGGCCATGATAAAGTCTAAGGAGGTGTCATTGGTTTATATATTTGGATTGATTTAGAAATCCATATAGTATTTATAAGTCCAAGTAAAATATGCAAATCCGGAGGTTTTCCCTCAGATTTGAGTTTTTATATTTTTAACTAAAAAATCCAAATAAATCCATTCAAATTCATTATAAAATCAAGGGGTTTTTGCCAAAACTAACCCACAACTTGATTTTAACCCCAAACCTATACCCAAACTTGAATCAAATGCAAAAATAACCTAAAAGCCTAGTGAAATTACAGCTCAGCCCCTTGTGACCAAACAAAAAAACAGAAGCCATTTTTACGAATATAGCCCTAGTAAATCGTCTGAGTCGTCTGAGATGTTGGAAGTCGTCTGGACGACTGAAGTGTAAGTCGTCTGGTACCGGTTTATTTTAAAAATAATTTATAAATCTTGTAAAAAAATATTTTGATGCGTGAAAAATAAAAATCAAGTAATTATAAACAGTTTTAAGTGATATAAATTAAGATATGATAAAATTGATTTGTTTTGAAGATAGATGAGTGGAAGTAGTGAATCATGAAATACTTTGGTTTAGGAGTTTGGCAAACATATGTTGTAGTATTGTATGTATTGTTAGGGTTAGATTTTGGAAAACTAAAATGTTTTTTTCAAAAATTAGTTTTCACCTATATGTGTTTATTTATGTGTATAGTAAACACTTTTCAAGTTTGATTTGATTTTATGAAGTCTTTAATTAGATAATTAAGTTTAGGGGTTATGTTTAGGGTGTGGACGACTTATATTTCAGTCGTCTGTTGAATAATTTACTCGGACGACTTACATTTCAGTCATCTGGTGAAGAAATTAAAACAGACGACTTACATGTAAGTCGTCCAAATATTCCCGCCTAAAATTTTTTAAAAAAAATATTTTCCCGCTTAAATAATTTAAACCAGACGACTTACTTGTAAGTCGTCTGGAAAGTCTTCTATTTTAGTTTCCCGCTAAAAATATTTAATTTCCCGCTAAAAATATTAAACTCTTCTGGACGACTTACATGTAAGTCGTCTGTTTTAATTTCTTCACCAGACAACTGAAATGTAAGTCGTCCAGGAAGTCGTCTCAGTAAAAAATATTTAATCTAATTGGATTTTTTGTCTCCCTATATAAAGAAAAATTTACACATTCTCCCTCCTCCTCTCAAATGGCTGCAACAAAAATGTAATGTTCATCATTCTAAAACCCTCCAACCTCTCTCTAATCTCTTTGACTTGAAAACACCAAACTTTATATAAATTTTTCAGTTTTGTCTCATGTATTTCTTACTAATCTATCTCTTTTACAGGTTTTTAATCAAATGGTACTCATCTTCCACTAATTTAAAGGTAAATCTATTANNNNNNNNNNNNNNNNNNNNNNNNNNNNNNNNNNNNNNNNNNNNNNNNNNNNNNNNNNNNNNNNNNNNNNNNNNNNNNNNNNNNNNNNNNNNNNNNNNNNNNNNNNNNNNNNNNNNNNNNNNNNNNNNNNNNNNNNNNNNNNNNNNNNNNNNNNNNNNNNNNNNNNNNNNNNNNNNNNNNNNNNNNNNNNNNNNNNNNNNNNNNNNNNNNNNNNNNNNNNNNNNNNNNNNNNNNNNNNNNNNNNNNNNNNNNNNNNNNNNNNNNNNNNNNNNNNNNNNNNNNNNNNNNNNNNNNNNNNNNNNNNNNNNNNNNNNNNNNNNNNNNNNNNNNNNNNNNNNNNNNNNNNNNNNNNNNNNNNNNNNNNNNNNNNNNNNNNNNNNNNNNNNNNNNNNNNNNNNNNNNNNNNNNNNNNNNNNNNNNNNNNNNNNNN is a genomic window containing:
- the LOC106304455 gene encoding polygalacturonase — encoded protein: MGVHFGISVLFVVCLLGLSANAKDFTITAPPGSDITSLLLKTFNEACQFPTKSSVLIPKGEYKLRQIEMMGPCKAPIRITLQGTVKADGNVNGNDYWVAFRRINGFKLNGGGVFDGEGNAAWRANNCHKMALTQCKKLPISIRFDFVTDAKIRGITSMDSKNFHINVLGARNMTLEEITIIAPEESPNTDGIHVGRSVGVQIINSNIKTGDDCISIGDGTRDLLVERVTCGPGHGISIGSLGLYVKEEDVTGIRVVNCTLINTDNGVRIKTWPSAACSTTASGIHFENIILKNVTNPILIDQEYCPWNRCNKNKPSTIKLVDISFKHIRGTSGNKDAVKLLCSKGFPCKNVEIGDIDIKYTGADGPATFQCSNVSPTLMGTQVPKACSSPVTKLPGQ